In one window of Opitutus sp. GAS368 DNA:
- a CDS encoding carboxypeptidase regulatory-like domain-containing protein, with amino-acid sequence MIFRRALPPGLLLFAGGLLAVTARATPMEFNLPAQPAPEALIAFSQQAHVEVLFSYDDLRPVTAGAVVGVYEPEAALTRLLENTGFAARRKLPGKFIVIAAARPTGTIRGRLLTAAGSPAAGVTVAISGTRLSTRSDASGEFTLAGVPPGRHELFVAGEGYQPVQLQDVEIEASQLSWLPAQHLQPARELERLEPYIVQGRSVRMRPLDDSAALLGPRRATGNLDLPRTENDALPYALYTREQITRSGVVALNEFLQRVILEGDAATQPPEQSGSFNFADSLAGSANLRLRGYDENETVILINGRRLPEIQTSVTPTLPPDVNFVPLSLIQQVEVLPASASALYSGNPVGGVINIVLRPDVTATEITTTYTNALRGFDAPQSSVSFQHGQSLLDGRLRVRVNAVYTTAVPPTEAELGFRRAHAATLPVPADPIFRATPNVRSTDGSPLFGGGSASFTSVAPGADGTAGLAAFSDRAGLRSLDFYDSPGGLSASPTSLDSPYGRRQRRTVYFGSVSYDPVGWLQLGVDVTHSTTVMNRGLDVLSAELTLPAAAPRNPFGRDVLVALNDTAPLLGNDYSEARIEFTSGVAGLLLRLPSDWRVSLDGQYARNVVKYRGLAGADSARWQELVDGGRYNPLRDTQVSGPPQEFYDRVLIYRGGKDRFVTLGDYDTFDAAFRVSNQSLRLPTGRASVIAGLDYRLLRLADYREDDVYADGTPATDPTVKTGRTLARYSVFGELQAPLLPARWLPPWLHALEADLAVRHIASSQANEVNTAPTLGLKADFAGGLTFRASLTTSNRFPTPQLSKTVTAPAGPGGGVNLQDVYDPLRNETYAMRVDEAVDTSLPPEDAITQTAGLIFTRGVEHRFRASLDFVDTRKTNEILALDTPVKVLNVEALFPDHVVRASPAPGDPHSVGRVTRLITGSVNASWRHSQNWNAALDYAWTGCLGGTLELRGRLFYYQRYERQIFANSPVVDQVNHPDGTTPLLRYRANFGAGWSNRRFGFGLDGQYFHSRILPLLEQAAQGSDHIKPYWQLDAYAQVDLSRWFPWKGEHRGLRAQVRVNNLSGFDYPKYANEGSGAGVQPYGDWRGRVYSLSLTATF; translated from the coding sequence GTGATTTTCCGCCGCGCCCTGCCTCCCGGCCTGCTCCTCTTTGCCGGCGGCCTGCTCGCAGTCACGGCCCGGGCAACGCCAATGGAGTTCAACCTGCCCGCCCAGCCCGCGCCGGAGGCCCTGATCGCCTTCTCGCAACAGGCGCACGTCGAGGTACTCTTCTCCTACGACGACCTGCGCCCCGTGACCGCCGGGGCTGTTGTCGGCGTCTACGAGCCCGAGGCCGCGCTGACCCGCCTGCTGGAAAACACCGGTTTCGCCGCCCGCCGCAAGCTTCCCGGCAAATTCATCGTCATCGCCGCGGCCCGGCCGACCGGCACCATCCGCGGCCGGCTGCTCACGGCCGCCGGCTCGCCCGCCGCGGGCGTCACCGTCGCCATCTCCGGCACGCGCCTTTCCACCCGGTCGGATGCGTCGGGTGAATTCACCCTCGCGGGTGTGCCGCCGGGCCGGCACGAGCTCTTCGTCGCCGGCGAGGGCTACCAGCCGGTGCAGCTGCAAGACGTGGAGATCGAGGCGAGCCAGTTGTCGTGGCTGCCCGCCCAGCACCTGCAACCCGCCCGCGAACTCGAGCGCCTCGAGCCCTACATCGTGCAGGGACGCTCCGTCCGGATGCGGCCGCTGGACGACAGCGCGGCGCTCCTCGGCCCGCGCCGGGCCACCGGCAACCTCGACCTGCCGCGCACGGAAAACGACGCCCTGCCCTACGCGCTCTACACCCGCGAACAGATCACCCGCAGCGGCGTCGTCGCGCTCAACGAGTTCCTGCAACGGGTGATTCTCGAGGGCGACGCCGCCACGCAGCCGCCGGAGCAGAGCGGCTCGTTCAATTTTGCGGACAGTCTCGCCGGCAGCGCCAATCTCCGGCTCCGCGGCTACGACGAAAACGAGACCGTGATCCTGATCAACGGCCGGCGCCTGCCCGAGATCCAAACGAGTGTCACGCCGACGCTGCCGCCCGACGTGAACTTTGTCCCGCTCAGCCTCATCCAGCAGGTGGAGGTGCTGCCCGCGTCCGCGTCCGCCCTCTACAGCGGCAATCCCGTCGGCGGCGTCATCAACATCGTGCTGCGGCCCGACGTGACCGCGACCGAGATCACCACCACCTACACGAACGCCCTGCGCGGCTTCGACGCCCCCCAGTCCTCCGTCTCGTTCCAGCACGGCCAGTCGCTGCTCGACGGCCGGTTGCGGGTGCGCGTCAACGCGGTCTACACCACCGCCGTGCCGCCGACGGAGGCCGAGCTCGGCTTCCGCCGCGCCCATGCGGCGACGCTGCCCGTGCCGGCCGATCCCATTTTCCGGGCGACGCCCAACGTGCGCAGCACGGATGGCTCGCCCCTCTTCGGCGGCGGTTCCGCCAGCTTCACCTCGGTCGCCCCGGGCGCCGATGGCACGGCCGGCCTCGCGGCCTTCAGCGACCGGGCCGGACTCCGCAGTTTGGATTTCTACGATTCGCCCGGAGGCCTGTCGGCGTCGCCAACCAGCCTGGACTCCCCCTACGGCCGGCGGCAGCGCCGCACGGTCTACTTCGGCTCGGTCAGTTACGATCCGGTGGGCTGGCTGCAGCTCGGGGTGGATGTCACGCATTCCACCACCGTCATGAACCGCGGCCTCGACGTCCTTTCCGCCGAACTCACGCTGCCCGCCGCGGCCCCGCGCAACCCCTTCGGCCGGGATGTGCTCGTCGCGTTGAACGACACCGCGCCGCTCCTCGGCAATGATTACAGCGAGGCCCGCATCGAGTTCACCTCGGGCGTGGCCGGGTTGCTGCTGCGGCTGCCTTCCGACTGGCGGGTCTCGCTCGACGGCCAGTATGCGCGCAACGTGGTGAAATATCGCGGGCTCGCCGGCGCCGACTCCGCCCGGTGGCAGGAGCTCGTCGACGGGGGGCGCTACAACCCGCTGCGCGACACCCAGGTGTCCGGTCCGCCCCAGGAGTTCTATGACCGCGTGCTCATCTACCGCGGCGGCAAGGACCGTTTCGTCACGCTCGGCGATTACGACACCTTCGACGCCGCGTTCCGTGTCTCCAACCAGTCGCTCCGGCTGCCCACCGGTCGCGCGTCCGTCATCGCCGGCCTGGACTACCGCCTGCTCCGGCTGGCCGATTACCGCGAGGACGACGTCTACGCCGATGGCACCCCGGCCACCGACCCGACGGTGAAGACGGGTCGCACGCTCGCGCGCTACAGCGTGTTCGGCGAGCTCCAAGCCCCGTTGCTGCCCGCCCGCTGGCTGCCGCCTTGGCTGCATGCGCTCGAGGCCGATCTCGCGGTGCGCCACATCGCCTCCTCCCAGGCCAATGAAGTCAACACCGCGCCGACCCTCGGCCTGAAGGCCGATTTTGCCGGCGGCCTGACCTTCCGGGCCAGCCTCACGACCTCGAACCGCTTTCCGACGCCGCAGCTGAGCAAGACCGTGACCGCGCCGGCGGGCCCGGGCGGCGGGGTGAACCTGCAGGATGTCTACGACCCGTTGCGGAACGAGACCTACGCCATGCGGGTGGACGAGGCGGTCGACACCAGCCTGCCGCCCGAGGACGCGATCACGCAGACGGCCGGGCTCATCTTCACGCGCGGGGTTGAACACCGTTTCCGCGCCTCGCTCGACTTTGTCGACACGCGCAAGACCAATGAGATTCTCGCCCTCGACACGCCGGTGAAGGTGCTCAACGTCGAGGCGCTGTTCCCCGACCATGTCGTGCGCGCGTCCCCCGCGCCCGGCGACCCGCACAGCGTGGGCCGGGTGACCCGGCTGATCACCGGCAGCGTGAACGCCTCGTGGCGCCATTCGCAAAACTGGAACGCCGCGCTGGACTATGCCTGGACCGGCTGCCTCGGCGGCACGCTGGAGCTGCGCGGCCGGCTGTTCTACTACCAACGCTATGAACGGCAGATCTTCGCCAACTCGCCGGTGGTGGACCAGGTGAACCATCCCGACGGTACCACCCCGCTCCTGCGCTACCGGGCGAACTTCGGCGCCGGCTGGTCGAACCGCCGCTTCGGCTTCGGACTCGACGGGCAGTATTTCCACTCGCGCATCCTGCCGCTGCTGGAGCAGGCGGCGCAGGGCAGCGACCACATCAAGCCCTACTGGCAGCTCGATGCCTATGCCCAGGTTGACCTCAGCCGCTGGTTCCCGTGGAAGGGCGAGCATCGCGGACTGCGGGCCCAGGTGCGGGTCAACAATCTCTCCGGCTTCGACTACCCGAAAT